A window of Methanolobus sediminis contains these coding sequences:
- a CDS encoding DUF1638 domain-containing protein — protein MPVMSIISCKIMQDEIVWLFSNDSELDKIIIVENNNISEFTEKLNEQQVFHEIVPFENIQDILRKTDEYESIVVVNILELGLHAVPKTLKSEVYQRIEEMIPFSDGILLFYGLCGNVLGKVEEDFCFEKDGCIVRILRDDERIVDDCIGATVGGGANYLKLLKTHSKEPAFFFTPMYASSWRELLSIDKYNPDPEKALKMAKMVNDMAGYSRVAKVNTGLTYVKDIDAKIEDYANLFGYSTFEVSGSQEIFEKCYFSIKDEIKSKIM, from the coding sequence ATGCCCGTTATGAGCATAATTTCATGTAAGATAATGCAGGATGAAATTGTCTGGCTTTTTAGCAATGATTCTGAACTTGACAAAATCATAATCGTAGAAAACAATAACATTTCTGAATTTACAGAAAAACTCAATGAGCAGCAGGTCTTTCACGAGATTGTTCCTTTTGAAAATATACAGGATATTCTCAGGAAAACGGATGAATATGAATCAATTGTGGTAGTTAACATATTGGAACTTGGACTTCATGCAGTGCCAAAAACGCTGAAATCCGAGGTTTACCAGAGAATTGAGGAAATGATTCCTTTCTCCGATGGTATACTTCTTTTCTATGGTCTTTGTGGTAATGTCCTGGGTAAAGTAGAGGAGGATTTCTGCTTTGAAAAAGATGGTTGCATTGTCCGAATACTCCGGGATGATGAAAGAATTGTGGATGACTGTATCGGAGCTACAGTCGGCGGTGGAGCAAATTATCTGAAACTGCTTAAAACCCACAGTAAGGAACCTGCTTTTTTCTTCACACCCATGTATGCCAGTTCATGGAGAGAACTTCTAAGCATCGATAAATATAACCCTGATCCTGAAAAAGCTCTCAAGATGGCAAAAATGGTCAACGACATGGCAGGATATTCCAGGGTTGCAAAGGTCAATACCGGCCTGACATATGTAAAAGATATTGATGCAAAGATTGAGGATTATGCCAATTTATTTGGATACAGTACTTTTGAGGTTAGTGGTAGTCAGGAAATATTCGAGAAATGCTACTTCTCAATAAAGGATGAGATAAAAAGCAAAATCATGTAG
- a CDS encoding TetR/AcrR family transcriptional regulator, with the protein MTDLNPTNQQIVHYARHFLQCGGYNGFSYKDISQKLGIKNASIHHYYPKKEDLVAALLEERRNNLAMSIAQMVESKKSAREQLQYYFDYALQEFDEGKCICPPGSVVIDFKELPEKVQKQDLLLFDDILGWLTDILRTGLEQGEFVFSDSVESRAEMVVETLMGARLLSSIKGRKTLIRAISTIKSCLGWRD; encoded by the coding sequence ATGACAGATCTTAACCCTACTAATCAACAGATAGTCCATTATGCAAGGCACTTTTTGCAATGTGGGGGCTATAATGGATTTAGTTACAAGGACATTTCACAGAAGCTTGGCATAAAAAACGCTTCAATACACCATTATTATCCTAAAAAAGAAGACTTAGTTGCTGCCTTACTTGAAGAAAGGAGGAACAACTTAGCTATGTCTATTGCACAAATGGTTGAATCCAAAAAGTCTGCTCGTGAGCAGCTTCAATATTATTTTGATTATGCATTGCAGGAGTTTGATGAAGGAAAATGTATCTGTCCTCCCGGCTCAGTGGTAATCGATTTTAAAGAGCTCCCGGAGAAAGTTCAAAAACAGGATCTGTTGCTATTTGACGATATACTTGGCTGGCTTACCGATATTCTCAGAACCGGCCTGGAACAAGGGGAATTTGTTTTTTCAGATTCCGTCGAATCACGTGCAGAAATGGTAGTTGAAACTTTAATGGGTGCCAGACTGTTATCCAGCATTAAAGGCAGAAAGACACTTATCAGAGCGATTTCTACAATCAAATCCTGTCTTGGATGGAGGGATTGA
- a CDS encoding Coenzyme F420 hydrogenase/dehydrogenase, beta subunit C-terminal domain — protein MPADPICKKTVGPDSQYSTEYDGKTYYFCCPLCKSKFDEMKKGTIRLKRSLKDHERISFGKLRKEIIKPGICTLCGACAATCDSISIEGNQPKLVDKCTACGVCYNQCPRTITTEEGLIGKIRHAYSSRTLIKDLKGQDGAVVTSMLAYALEEGLIDCAVVTTKSEEEPWKPVPTVATTYDELIQSAGSIYSHSMTMEGMMDAIKQGMRSIAFVGTACNIDAVTKMQKSPYGFLHLFMRANILKMGLFCMDTFYYEGIKEFVESKNMELNDIEAMKIRKGQFEFQTHEEVKVFSLEEFDQYRSSSCKFCTDLTAENADISFGGVGTPNGWTTVLARSGMGYEIFNEAVDSGYIESRVLEKQEMEKVLNLSMMKKVQMYGLNKRK, from the coding sequence ATGCCAGCTGACCCCATATGCAAAAAAACAGTAGGGCCTGATAGTCAATACAGCACAGAATATGATGGCAAAACCTATTATTTCTGTTGTCCTCTTTGTAAATCTAAGTTCGATGAAATGAAAAAGGGAACTATAAGGCTAAAAAGAAGTTTAAAGGATCATGAACGAATATCTTTTGGAAAATTAAGGAAAGAGATAATTAAACCGGGAATATGCACCCTTTGCGGAGCGTGTGCAGCAACCTGTGACTCCATATCCATTGAGGGAAATCAACCAAAACTAGTGGATAAATGTACAGCCTGCGGTGTATGTTACAATCAATGCCCAAGGACGATCACAACAGAAGAAGGACTCATAGGAAAAATAAGACACGCTTACAGTTCCAGGACACTCATAAAAGACCTGAAAGGTCAGGATGGTGCTGTGGTTACTTCCATGCTTGCCTATGCCCTGGAGGAGGGACTTATAGACTGTGCTGTAGTGACGACAAAATCAGAGGAGGAGCCATGGAAACCTGTTCCTACAGTGGCAACTACTTATGATGAACTGATACAGTCTGCAGGGAGCATCTACAGTCACAGCATGACCATGGAAGGCATGATGGATGCTATCAAACAGGGCATGAGAAGTATTGCCTTTGTTGGAACAGCGTGCAATATCGATGCTGTTACAAAAATGCAAAAAAGTCCATATGGTTTTCTGCATCTTTTCATGCGGGCCAATATATTGAAAATGGGCCTTTTCTGCATGGATACTTTCTACTACGAAGGTATCAAAGAGTTTGTTGAAAGTAAAAATATGGAGCTTAATGATATTGAAGCCATGAAGATCCGCAAGGGACAGTTTGAGTTCCAGACTCATGAAGAAGTTAAAGTATTCTCACTGGAAGAATTTGACCAGTATAGAAGCAGCTCATGCAAATTCTGTACTGATCTGACTGCCGAAAATGCCGATATTTCTTTTGGAGGAGTTGGTACACCTAATGGCTGGACTACAGTTTTAGCGCGTTCGGGAATGGGGTATGAGATCTTTAATGAGGCTGTGGATAGTGGATACATTGAATCCCGGGTGCTGGAAAAACAAGAAATGGAAAAAGTTCTTAATCTGTCAATGATGAAAAAGGTGCAGATGTACGGACTCAACAAAAGGAAATAA
- a CDS encoding DMT family transporter gives MLSVENLANIFGILAALSWGAGDFVGGCATRRTNAYYAVMATQITGIIMFPVLALVFSESLPSLYNLIWGGLAGFFGAAGLILLYMSMARGKMSIVATLAAVIAIIIPVIYSAINEGLPGSFKIAGFIFALIGIWFTVRMNTGMQLKVKDIEYIAVAGLLFGLFFISIDKFSSTGIYWPLTFSRITALIMLAVFMITTKKVNKPISDGTLLVILAAIFNTGGVVLFALASVAGRLDVATILSSLSPAVTVLLACIILKEQLAPRQWLGVIASMTAIVLISM, from the coding sequence ATGCTGTCTGTTGAAAATCTTGCAAACATCTTTGGGATTTTAGCTGCACTATCATGGGGTGCAGGAGATTTTGTAGGTGGCTGTGCCACCAGGCGGACAAACGCCTATTATGCTGTAATGGCTACACAGATCACAGGTATAATTATGTTCCCTGTTCTTGCATTGGTCTTTTCAGAAAGCCTTCCTTCACTTTATAATCTCATATGGGGTGGCCTTGCAGGATTTTTCGGAGCAGCAGGACTTATTCTACTTTATATGAGCATGGCCAGGGGAAAAATGAGCATCGTAGCCACACTGGCTGCAGTAATAGCGATAATCATACCTGTAATATATTCAGCTATAAATGAAGGTCTCCCAGGCAGTTTTAAAATTGCGGGTTTTATTTTTGCCCTTATTGGTATCTGGTTCACTGTCAGAATGAATACAGGAATGCAGTTAAAGGTAAAAGATATAGAATACATAGCAGTTGCAGGTCTATTATTTGGCCTGTTCTTTATTTCTATTGATAAATTCAGTTCTACCGGAATTTACTGGCCACTGACATTTTCAAGAATTACGGCACTTATCATGCTGGCAGTATTCATGATAACAACAAAAAAAGTCAATAAACCCATATCCGATGGAACTCTTTTAGTCATCCTTGCAGCAATATTTAATACAGGAGGTGTTGTCCTCTTTGCTCTGGCTTCTGTAGCAGGAAGGCTGGATGTTGCCACGATCCTGTCATCACTAAGTCCTGCAGTTACCGTACTGCTGGCTTGCATTATATTAAAAGAACAGCTTGCTCCACGTCAATGGTTAGGAGTAATAGCTTCGATGACTGCTATTGTTCTTATATCGATGTGA
- a CDS encoding PAS domain-containing sensor histidine kinase, with protein sequence MGTQHKSTDHSTKVTNKGYRTLFDNAHVIMLLIDPHSLDIVDANHAACNFYGWKLEDFTDKKISHLNSLPENEVSSFVQKAINEVQNHFFFKHRIASGEIRDVEVNTFPTKSGDKNLLCSIIRDVTERNKIEEKYEKKLQNSEEQYWSLFTEIPISTMIHDKDSGEIIDANPAAYTSLGYSSFEELNANGVWYEPPYSLADAQKLIHKALSEGPQEFEWLHKKKDGDFVWLYIRLSPVIINGVQRVMSAAINITEHKNAEIALKNSDRQLHAFIDTIPYIIWLKDLNGVFITCNTKMELLFNARIQDIIGKTDYDFHAKELADFFRQKDIEALEADRPLVNEEIVTFAADGHTEYLETIKTPMYDSSGTLVGVLGVGRDISERKLAEKELSEERERLENIIVGTNVGTWEWNVQTDKTSFNERWAEIVGYTLDELEPLDFQTWKELVHPEDIEKAELILKKHFEGELDHYECEIRMLHKNREWVWVHARGKVIKWNDDGNPLLMYGTHTDITEKKRAETKFAEEATRRRILVEQSNDGIVVINDKGKVIEANHKYADMLGYSMDELLKLHVWDWDDQSKPEELRKRAKNAKGTGITFVTKHRRKDGNLLDMEVSSNAAIIGGEKLIFCVCRDITERKKAEEKLKQTEQKYKRAYKLMQEVIESPKDIVIFALDKEYRYIAFNKNHQMTMKNIWGADIEIDACMLDYIKDSADVEKAKHNFDRVLAGEAFTLVEEYGDSLLERKWYENTYSPLEDDEGAVIGLTLLLTDITERKMSEMELLRKDIQLRTAQNVGNVGSWEIDLTSHLLDASEEARKIYGIEGNKEYTNEYIRNLALPEYHQMLSDSMSNLITKGIRYDVEFKIRRVNDGEIRYIHSAAEYFAERNVIIGVIQDITERKEAERRIVEEVMRRRLLIENSSDGIVIINQNGKILEANKKYAEMTGYSPDEVSAMYVWELDAKWTQEEMSLHFKNFKERPRYIETTIRRKDGTFIDVEISSSMATLNGETQIFSVCRDITERKETEVALLRAKALAEESNQIKSDFIANMSHELRTPLNSVIGFSQVLNDKIFGDLNEKQSHYVSNILKSGNHLLKLINDILDVSKIESGNMKYEPEIMNMSEVLEESITLMEPLIKDKYIDFKTDIKLDDLKVNADKTKIKQILYNLLSNAIKFTPKYGKLRVESKVVNGKIQTLVSDNGIGIAMEEQKTIFSPFKQVSSSANRTHGGTGLGLAIVKYYVEMHSGDISVESDVGKGSTFTFTIPIDSENN encoded by the coding sequence ATGGGTACACAGCACAAAAGTACAGATCATAGTACTAAAGTTACAAACAAAGGATACAGGACACTATTTGACAATGCCCATGTCATTATGTTACTTATAGATCCCCATAGTCTTGATATCGTTGATGCAAACCATGCAGCATGTAATTTTTATGGATGGAAATTAGAGGATTTTACAGACAAGAAAATTTCCCACCTTAATTCACTACCCGAAAACGAAGTTTCATCATTTGTTCAGAAAGCGATTAATGAAGTTCAGAATCACTTTTTCTTTAAACACCGGATCGCCAGCGGTGAAATACGAGATGTTGAAGTAAACACATTTCCAACAAAGAGTGGAGACAAAAATCTGCTATGTTCCATTATTCGTGATGTTACAGAAAGAAATAAAATTGAAGAAAAATATGAAAAGAAGCTTCAAAATAGTGAAGAACAGTACTGGAGCCTTTTTACAGAGATACCAATCTCTACAATGATACATGACAAAGATAGTGGAGAAATAATTGATGCTAATCCTGCAGCTTATACTTCTTTAGGATATTCTTCATTCGAGGAATTAAATGCGAATGGTGTCTGGTATGAACCACCATACTCATTAGCTGATGCACAGAAATTGATACACAAAGCTCTCTCAGAAGGTCCGCAGGAATTTGAGTGGCTTCACAAAAAGAAGGATGGAGATTTTGTTTGGCTATATATCCGATTGAGTCCTGTTATAATCAATGGTGTTCAGAGAGTAATGTCAGCAGCCATCAACATAACTGAACATAAGAACGCAGAAATAGCGCTCAAAAATAGTGACAGACAACTGCACGCGTTTATAGATACCATTCCTTATATTATATGGCTTAAAGACCTTAATGGTGTATTTATCACATGTAATACTAAAATGGAACTATTGTTTAATGCACGTATACAAGACATCATTGGAAAAACCGATTATGATTTCCATGCTAAAGAGCTTGCAGATTTTTTCAGACAAAAGGATATAGAAGCATTGGAAGCTGACAGACCATTGGTTAATGAAGAAATTGTCACCTTTGCTGCAGATGGACATACAGAATATCTGGAAACAATCAAAACCCCGATGTATGATTCGAGTGGAACCCTTGTAGGTGTATTAGGTGTTGGCAGGGATATTTCCGAAAGGAAACTGGCAGAAAAAGAACTGTCAGAAGAGCGTGAACGCCTTGAAAACATCATTGTAGGTACAAATGTTGGAACATGGGAGTGGAATGTTCAGACAGATAAAACTTCATTCAATGAACGTTGGGCAGAGATAGTAGGATATACACTGGATGAACTGGAACCTCTTGATTTTCAGACATGGAAAGAACTTGTCCATCCGGAAGATATAGAAAAGGCGGAGTTAATTCTTAAAAAGCACTTTGAAGGGGAATTGGACCACTATGAATGTGAAATACGTATGCTGCACAAAAATAGAGAATGGGTGTGGGTACATGCTCGTGGTAAAGTAATAAAATGGAATGATGATGGAAACCCACTTCTCATGTATGGAACTCATACCGATATAACCGAGAAGAAAAGGGCAGAAACCAAGTTTGCAGAAGAAGCTACCAGAAGACGTATTCTTGTGGAACAGTCAAATGATGGTATAGTCGTTATTAATGACAAAGGCAAGGTCATCGAAGCTAACCACAAATATGCAGATATGTTAGGTTACTCCATGGATGAGCTTCTCAAGTTACACGTATGGGATTGGGATGATCAATCGAAACCTGAAGAACTAAGAAAAAGAGCGAAGAATGCTAAGGGAACTGGAATTACATTCGTGACGAAACATCGTCGAAAAGATGGAAATTTACTTGATATGGAAGTCAGCTCAAACGCCGCAATCATTGGTGGTGAAAAACTCATCTTTTGTGTATGCAGAGACATTACCGAAAGAAAAAAAGCTGAAGAAAAACTGAAACAAACCGAGCAGAAATATAAACGTGCATACAAACTCATGCAGGAAGTAATAGAAAGTCCAAAAGATATCGTTATATTTGCTCTTGATAAAGAGTATCGGTATATTGCATTCAATAAGAACCATCAAATGACGATGAAAAACATATGGGGAGCTGACATTGAGATTGATGCCTGTATGCTTGATTACATTAAAGATTCTGCTGACGTTGAAAAAGCAAAACACAATTTTGACAGGGTTCTTGCAGGCGAAGCTTTCACACTTGTTGAAGAATACGGTGACTCATTACTTGAAAGAAAATGGTATGAGAATACCTATAGTCCCCTTGAGGATGACGAAGGTGCTGTCATTGGACTTACTCTCTTACTGACAGATATCACTGAGCGAAAAATGTCAGAGATGGAATTACTCAGAAAAGACATACAACTACGCACTGCACAAAATGTGGGGAATGTTGGAAGCTGGGAAATCGACTTAACTTCCCATTTGCTCGATGCATCCGAAGAAGCAAGAAAGATCTATGGAATAGAAGGTAATAAAGAATATACTAATGAATATATACGAAATTTAGCGTTACCCGAATACCATCAAATGCTATCAGATTCAATGAGCAATCTGATTACAAAGGGCATCCGTTACGATGTTGAATTTAAGATTCGGCGAGTCAATGATGGTGAAATTCGTTATATCCACTCTGCTGCTGAATATTTTGCTGAAAGAAATGTTATCATTGGAGTGATACAGGATATTACTGAAAGAAAAGAGGCCGAGAGGAGAATTGTAGAAGAAGTTATGCGAAGACGTCTCCTTATTGAAAATTCCAGTGATGGAATCGTTATTATCAATCAGAATGGAAAAATACTGGAGGCTAATAAGAAGTATGCTGAAATGACTGGATACTCCCCAGATGAAGTTTCGGCGATGTATGTATGGGAACTGGATGCCAAGTGGACACAAGAAGAAATGAGTTTGCATTTTAAGAATTTCAAAGAAAGACCACGATACATAGAGACAACTATTCGCCGAAAAGATGGGACTTTTATCGATGTGGAAATCAGTTCCAGCATGGCAACCTTAAATGGAGAAACACAAATTTTCTCCGTGTGCAGGGATATTACTGAACGTAAAGAGACAGAAGTGGCTTTACTTAGAGCTAAAGCCCTGGCTGAAGAATCAAACCAGATAAAATCCGATTTCATTGCCAATATGAGTCATGAGCTTCGTACACCACTTAATTCAGTCATTGGCTTTTCTCAGGTACTGAATGACAAGATCTTTGGGGACCTGAATGAAAAACAAAGCCACTATGTTTCCAACATATTGAAAAGTGGCAATCATCTGCTGAAACTTATCAATGACATACTCGATGTTTCAAAAATAGAGTCAGGTAACATGAAATATGAACCTGAGATAATGAATATGTCTGAAGTTCTGGAGGAGAGTATAACTTTGATGGAACCTCTGATCAAAGATAAATACATTGATTTTAAAACCGATATTAAATTAGATGATCTTAAAGTAAATGCTGACAAGACAAAAATTAAACAAATATTGTACAACCTCCTGAGTAATGCAATCAAGTTTACACCTAAATATGGTAAATTGAGGGTTGAATCTAAAGTAGTAAATGGCAAAATCCAGACTTTGGTTTCTGACAATGGTATTGGTATTGCTATGGAAGAACAAAAGACTATTTTTAGTCCATTCAAGCAAGTCAGTTCATCAGCTAACCGCACCCATGGTGGAACTGGGCTCGGACTTGCAATTGTAAAATATTATGTAGAAATGCATTCAGGGGATATTAGTGTTGAAAGTGATGTTGGCAAAGGGAGCACGTTTACGTTCACTATTCCTATTGATTCAGAAAATAACTGA
- a CDS encoding APC family permease has translation MTESKSMGLWSATSIGVGAMVGAGIFSIFGTATQISGNAVYISFIIAGAIALLSTYSYAKLGVRYPSAGGPVEFLIHGFGDRILTGALNLLLWTGYIFALALYAKGFALYALTLVPVASTSLWTNVFATLIIVIFTAINFIGAKAVGKSELFIVSIKVGILLLFAVSGLFFIDSSNLSVTEFPSTSNILFGAGIVFLAYQGFGLITNAAEDMIDPQKTLPRALYLSVIIVICIYVLVSITVIGNLSISTISTAKDYALAAAAQPFLGNSGFTIMAIAALFSTSSAINASLYGGANISYLIAKEGELPAFFERKVWNRSTEGLFITSGLVILCINLLNLEGISMIASASLLVIYVAVNASHLRLVNETGAKHYIIWSSLISSIVFFGILVYYEILNSITTLVVFAFILALCFIVEWAYRNYSSRILKTRTNGGNKL, from the coding sequence ATGACCGAAAGCAAATCAATGGGATTGTGGTCAGCCACGTCGATTGGTGTCGGTGCCATGGTAGGTGCAGGAATATTCTCCATATTCGGAACAGCAACACAGATATCCGGTAACGCAGTCTACATATCTTTCATAATTGCCGGAGCAATTGCTTTGTTAAGCACTTATTCTTATGCAAAGCTCGGAGTTAGGTATCCATCGGCAGGCGGTCCGGTTGAATTTCTCATTCATGGCTTTGGTGACAGAATACTAACCGGGGCTTTGAATCTATTGTTGTGGACAGGTTACATCTTTGCACTGGCATTATATGCAAAAGGATTTGCTCTCTATGCACTGACATTAGTGCCAGTTGCTTCGACCAGCCTCTGGACAAATGTTTTTGCCACATTGATAATAGTCATTTTTACAGCCATTAATTTCATCGGTGCAAAGGCTGTAGGAAAATCAGAACTGTTCATAGTGTCAATTAAAGTAGGTATCCTTCTGCTTTTTGCAGTCTCCGGTCTTTTCTTCATAGATTCTTCAAATCTTTCAGTCACAGAATTTCCATCAACATCAAATATCCTCTTTGGAGCTGGCATAGTATTTCTTGCATATCAGGGGTTCGGGCTCATAACCAATGCAGCAGAAGATATGATTGATCCTCAAAAGACACTTCCCCGAGCATTGTATCTGAGTGTGATAATTGTAATCTGCATCTATGTTCTTGTAAGTATCACTGTTATCGGGAATCTGTCAATTTCCACAATATCAACAGCTAAAGACTATGCTTTGGCTGCTGCTGCACAACCTTTCCTGGGAAATTCAGGATTTACAATTATGGCAATAGCAGCTCTCTTTTCAACATCATCAGCTATCAATGCATCATTGTATGGTGGTGCAAACATTAGTTATCTTATTGCAAAAGAAGGTGAGTTACCTGCATTTTTTGAAAGGAAAGTATGGAATAGGAGTACAGAAGGACTTTTCATTACGTCAGGTCTTGTAATTCTATGCATCAATCTTCTTAATCTGGAAGGTATCAGTATGATTGCAAGCGCTTCTCTGTTGGTAATATATGTTGCAGTTAATGCCTCTCATCTGAGATTGGTAAATGAAACAGGTGCAAAGCACTATATTATATGGTCATCTCTTATTAGTAGCATAGTGTTTTTTGGTATACTGGTGTATTATGAAATATTGAATTCAATAACAACACTGGTAGTCTTTGCTTTTATCCTTGCATTATGCTTTATAGTTGAATGGGCTTACAGAAACTATTCGAGCAGAATACTAAAAACAAGAACCAATGGCGGTAACAAATTATGA
- a CDS encoding APC family permease, which translates to MSDVSSTKSIGYLSAVSIGVGGMVGGGIFAVLGLAVKLGGGGTPVAFALAGLVALITSYSYAKLSVRYPSEGGTVEFLNQAFGSGMITGGLNVLLWLSYVVMLSLYAYAFGSYGSTFFPASMQSVSLHILISGIIVLMTAINVIGSKVVGKSEEWIVAFKIAILTIFIAGGIWSLRSQPVQVTLGSNPLQLVAGGMIIFLAYEGFELIANTANDIKDPEKILPRAYYTAVLFVFLLYFLIAYVTVSSVSTDTIVQAQDYALAVAAKPFLGSFGFNLIAVAALLSTTSAINATLYGASRVSYIIAKDGELPQILEKKIWNRPVEGLLLTSFMTLFVANLFDLSSISIMGSAGFLLIFGAVNAANVRLHKRTKSKKWISITGIVACAIALLTLVWYVLTNSPADIYVLIVMVFLAFVVEYVYRKYTGREIKKIHFF; encoded by the coding sequence ATGAGTGATGTTTCGTCAACAAAAAGTATAGGATACCTTTCTGCAGTTTCAATTGGAGTTGGTGGAATGGTTGGCGGAGGAATATTTGCGGTTCTCGGACTTGCCGTTAAACTTGGCGGAGGCGGAACGCCTGTTGCTTTTGCACTTGCAGGTCTGGTGGCATTGATAACCTCTTATTCCTATGCAAAACTCTCTGTTCGCTATCCATCAGAAGGTGGAACTGTTGAATTCCTTAACCAGGCATTTGGTTCCGGTATGATTACCGGTGGACTTAATGTACTTCTATGGCTGAGTTATGTTGTCATGCTTTCACTCTATGCCTATGCTTTTGGCAGCTATGGTTCAACATTTTTCCCTGCTTCCATGCAGTCTGTTTCACTTCATATTCTCATTAGTGGAATTATAGTACTGATGACCGCGATCAATGTAATTGGTTCCAAAGTTGTGGGCAAATCGGAAGAATGGATCGTAGCATTTAAAATTGCAATTCTTACTATATTCATAGCTGGTGGAATATGGAGTCTAAGGTCACAACCTGTTCAGGTTACTTTAGGTTCAAATCCGCTTCAACTGGTTGCAGGTGGAATGATCATTTTCCTGGCGTACGAGGGATTTGAACTCATAGCCAATACTGCAAATGACATAAAAGATCCTGAAAAGATTCTGCCACGTGCTTATTACACTGCAGTCCTTTTTGTGTTCCTGCTTTATTTCCTGATAGCATACGTAACTGTTTCAAGTGTTTCAACAGATACCATTGTTCAGGCACAGGATTATGCTCTTGCAGTTGCTGCCAAACCTTTCCTTGGAAGTTTTGGCTTCAACCTGATTGCAGTTGCTGCTCTCTTATCCACCACTTCTGCTATCAATGCTACATTATATGGTGCTTCACGTGTGAGCTACATTATTGCAAAAGACGGTGAACTGCCGCAAATACTGGAGAAGAAAATATGGAACCGACCTGTTGAAGGTTTGTTGCTGACTTCTTTTATGACTCTGTTTGTGGCAAATCTCTTTGACCTGTCCAGCATATCAATTATGGGAAGTGCTGGTTTTCTCCTGATATTCGGAGCAGTGAATGCTGCAAATGTTCGTCTTCATAAGAGGACCAAAAGCAAAAAATGGATATCAATAACAGGAATTGTTGCATGTGCTATAGCTTTACTGACACTTGTCTGGTACGTACTGACAAACTCTCCTGCAGATATCTATGTACTAATAGTCATGGTATTTCTTGCATTTGTAGTTGAATATGTTTATAGAAAGTATACCGGTAGGGAAATAAAGAAGATTCATTTCTTCTGA